TCATTTGCTATTCCCAGGGGAAGTTACCTATGGGATCTCTGAGTCTGTAAAGGAAGTAAATGCTTCTGAGTAGGCACCAATTGATGCCACCTGAAGCTGTTGTTCACTCCTCTGCTCCAGTTCTCAGTTTTGCTGGTGTAAGTGCTTTTGTTGTTGTGCTGTATCCTGAATCACTCAGATCATCAAAGTTAGTTTATCTGTCCAAGCAGTGGTTATTTTATCAGCTGAGTTTTTTGCTCCCAGGTGCATCCTCcaaacaggagcaggagctgagagctgtgggtgGGAACTTCTTACCTGGCTGATCAAACCAGGGTATGGGGGAACTGGGTATGGGAAAGGGACTGTAAGAGGTCCAGGTGACACATGGGGAGAGATGGATATCCTGTCAGGGAGGGACcagctgtcagcagcagtgggaaaggACAGGCTGTGAGCTTGCATAGATTTGTTCCTGTGACTCACACCAAGcttctgccctgcagggctctgtccaGCTCTTTTACAGAGATGTGCCCCTGTCAATCCAGGAAGCCTACGAGACCCTGTTGTGCCAGGAGGCAATGAGCCTGTCACATTACCAGGTGTGTTGGGACCTCCAGGTGTTGGAGGAGGATGAAGGCAGAAAGGCCAGACTCTGCCACACAAGCTCTTCCAGTGGCTGGAAGCAGGGTAGGCTGattggggagggaagggaagtcATCCTCAGTTTTCCCACTCACCTTCTTCCAGATGTTCAGTTCCTGTTTCCCCCCCTTTGCTTTGGGTCCTAACCCTGGCATTTGCTCCTCTGCCAGTGCCACACTGTGTTCACTGTCCTGGTTTTAGGCCAATTTCGGGAGAAAAACCTCTAAAAGAGGTTTCCTCTAGAGAGCAAATTCAAGCAGCCCGTCCCACAACTGCTTTGGGAAAAAggtttccttggagaaaagtggaaaaaactgtTCATTTAAAaggcaaagcattcaccagcacagaaaaaaaaaaaaccaaaccagtaTTAAACTATAAAACCTCTTGCccctccaaaagagatgacaaactcagaaaAGTCCCCTTAGTGGGCTGTAGCTCGACTCACTCATTCTCTTATCTGTCCCTCTGATGCTGGAAATGCCAcagcccaggcccagcccagtgggccacaggtgtgagctgccagTGCTCTTCTGGTATTTGGTCCAGAACAGGCTTAAACAGGTCCAGAGAAAAAGCAAACCCACAGTCCAtgtccagggaacttctctgcctcagctagctaaaaactaactgaaagcaaaggagagctctgtcccactgtctgtccatctgcagACAACAtagtccaggagcaggaatgtggaggagtgagtgcagtgtctgaaaacaaactgcacgcttcttctctccctccttcacTCTCAGAACCaatcttaaaggtgcaaaacttatttctgggctaaacatatgaatggggatacaagcatcataaagtcacccAGGACATCATTCAGTCATAGTGGAACTGAAGTAAATTGTGTTTAGAGCTGTCATCTAACATTCTTGCTTTCCTTTGCTCTAAGGTGTTCAGCCATTTGAAGCAACTGGGTTATATTGTACTGAGATTTGACCCCAGGTAATCAACTTTTCCTTCCCGTGCTGCTTTCTCCTTCCTCAAGACCCTGAGACTCTCTGTACCCACTGCCTGGACCCAGGGAATGGGACCAGAGAGGAGGACTTTGGCCCTGCATTCCATCTCTTGGGAGGATTAAAGGCTAAGAGTGCCACTCTGCCCTTCCTTGCTCCTCCTTCCTGAGGAGGTGATTTGGAACATGAACTGGGGCATGAACTGAGGGCCATCCTGGTCCCACTTGGgcattttctgtgtctttggttGCTGTATTCTGGGGGCTGGGCAGAAGGTATTTCCTCTACATCACCCTGCTCTCAGCCTCTGTGTTGGTCTCTCCTTCCAGCACTGTCCTGTCTCCCTATGAGAGGCAGCTGAACTTGGAAGGTCACTGCAAGAGCTCTGGGAAACACCATtgcaagaggaggaggaggagttcCAGCCCCCGGTAAGGATGTGGCCCAAAGCCTTCTCCCATCCTCTTCAGGCTCTGCttgctcaggagcagctgctttgctgcagtgtccccaggccctcCTGCTGGGGGTGACCTTGTATGGCACTTTGCTCTTGGCTGTTCCCAGGCAGTGCAGCACTTTTCCTGAATGCCTTGCAGTGTTCCCTTTTGTCACACGTGTGTGTCATGCCAGGGCTAAGAGGGGCAAATTGTCCCCAGGTCCCCCTGTGGTGCTGAGATGTCAAAAGAGAAGAGTGGAGAAGTCAGTGCAAAAGGAACACGTGTCAGGCACCTCCTCCTACTTTTTTTAACAGGAGCACAGCTACCACAGTGCACCTCTTCCATTTATCCACCTCCTCAGTACAACTTACCTGCCAAGACTCAACAGCAGAGAGCAGACTTGTGTCCTAGGGCTTGCACATGTCTGAAACATCCCCACAACCTGACAATGAGCAATTCTTCTCATAATTCTGACAGTTCCCAGGAGGTGGCGTCAGCCTTTCAGAAACGGGGAGGATGAGCCTGGAGAGTCTCTGTTGACAGTAGATCAGTGCCTGAGGAGTTTGGAATTGTAGGAACTGAGAGGTTAAACTTCTGGTCTAAGAACTGCCCCATCTTCTCTGGAATCAGAGTCTGAATCTCACACCAATAAGAGGTGCTTGGCAGGCAAGTTTCTGCCTGGCCTGTGCTGCTTTGGCTGAAGTCCATAGTGTTTGCATGGAGGTGTTTGGGTCAGTGTCTGGGGTGTGGAGCTGGCATGGCAGGTTGGAAACATTGTCTATACAAATCAAGGCTGACATTCTCTTGGGCGTTGAAGTCAAACCTTGTGCAGGACTTCTCAGAAGTTTAATCTGCCTTTGGCATTCACTGTTTagtttttgctgcttttttcttttcgCATTTGTCTCACAAAGAAGTTGTTCTAAAGGGTTTGCAGACGTATCTGggggttcctgccacttttGTTGCCCTTCCTTCAGGCTTGGCAGACTGCATTCTTCCTGTTAATAGGGAGCAGGCAGAATTTAAAGGAAAGCAAGCTCTACCACACGCTCTCCCTGAATTTTTTACTGTTCCTTTGTCTTTAGTTTACATGAGAAGAAACATAAAGTATGTGAGGACCTTCCAGAAGCTGAAGGGACCTCCAGCAAAGATGGAGATGACTATGGAGACTCCATTCCTGTGGATGAAAAGCCCTTGTCAGTGCAGCCAAAGGAACCAGATGCTGTCAGTGCAGACGGGGAGTCAATGCTAGTTCCTCTTGATACAGGACAAAAGGACTCTCTGAGCTTCTCCAGCAGGCAGGCTGGAGACCACAAGGAGAACAGCACTGGCACCCATGCACCCCGCTGGGATTTTACCACCATCACCTTTCCCAACATGGCCTcagaccagccctgcacacacctgcCCTCCCCTGACAGCAGGCTCCTACCAGAGAACGTGCCAGGCAGGGAGGTGGATGCAGCTTCCTGGTGCACACAGATCAACCAGAAACAGGAAAAGCTGTCGCggaaggagaggaggcagcGTGAGAGGGAGAGCAGGTACAGGAGCAGTGTCAATGCCGACCAGGAGGTgaggtgctgctccagctggcagGAGTACAAAGCCCTCTTggagcagaggaggcagcagagggcTTGGAAGCGACCCTCCCACCTCTGGAACCAAGCTGTCACACCACTGCTGCGGCCAGAAGAAGTGACCTCACCAGGTAGTGGCTCTGGGAACTTGACAGGGACCATTCTctctcccccagctctgagAAAGAGTGTCTGGTATGCAGCAGCAAAAGGGAtgacatggagaagctgaacaTCAGTTTTGGGGACAGTATTTTGAGCAGGAGAATCTTTCTATAGCCCACTCAAGTGCCAGGATAAACAAGGCCTTGGGAGGGCTTCTAATCCATTCCCCATGTCCTGCTGTATTGCAGTCCTTCCTGCTGGGCTGTTAGGCATGTGCAGTCAGAGCCAGCAAGATGCAAAGCAACTGCAGAGTGTCTGGGCTGTGTGTTGGGAGGAGATGAGGAAGTTGAGGTCTTTGAAGTAGCCAGTGGTGACTGTGGAGCTGCCAGCCATTGTCAGAGGAGGAAGGCTCGTGGGTGGTGTGGAGTGCTTGGAGTGCCCTGGGAGGGAAATTGCTGGTGTGATCCTTTCCCGTTCCTTCTCCCTCCAGCTGAGCTCCTCGAGCAGATCAGTGTGCTGCAGCCCTCCCACATCCTGGATGGAGCCTCCTGGTTAGTATCCAGCCAGTCAGCTtggagctgtggggagcaggagtGTCTTGTGACTGTCCCTGCTTGTGAGGTCTGTGaggtgctcccagcagcagtcTGGGAGTTGCTGCACATCCAGGGTGCCAAGAGAAGGCAGTGCTCTGCTCCATGACCCCCTAGCATTTCTAGAGAGGGGGTGACATTTCCGTGAAGTGGcaggtcctgcagcagcagagccagggctttCCAGGCCAATTCAAACAGCAGGGTTCCTCTTTTatcctgcccttccttctctGCCCACCAGCCAGAGGTTTGATTTGGTTTCACCtgtgcctcatccctggaatgtgctgccatccctgcttCAGTGGTTATGAAACCTTGGCTTTGGGACTTTGggttctgctcctgcctcagagTCAGTGTGGTGCTTGTGAGCAGttcctgctgtgctttgctccCGTCTTAGTGCTGCTTCTTGTGAGGCTGTAGGGTAGATGTGAGCCAGGATCTTGCTCTGCTCTGACCACAGGAAAGTTCTGGAAAGTAATTGATACAATTGCAGGGTCAGTCCTTTGAGGAGTGAAGCCTTTCAAAGGACACAAACTAGTCAAACCTAGACCCAAACTAAAGGGAGTTTTTGCTCCCTCTTTTCTCTGCTGCACCCATACCCTGCAGTGTTCTGATCCCATACCTGTGGGTGTGTtcccctgcaggctgcaggaggaccCAGAGGTCATGAAGATAGACTTCAACGTGTATCAAGCAGACGCTGTGTCCAAGTTTAAGAAGACAAAGCCTGGGAAGCCCCATGTCAGGATGTGTGTTCGGAGGTACCCACGAATCTTGTGCTGTTTCTGAAACTTTGCAGTTGTTGTGGAAACGAAGTCCTAATGATCTGTAAATGACCCAACATCTTGTGAGCTTTACAGATCATCAGAGTGTCTCACTTGAGGGTGGTCctgcccaggatttttttttctttcagttcttCATCCTTTGTTGGAGACTATGGCCGACAGTTTCCCCCCCTCTTCCCCTGTCCTTGCATTCAACCCACATTGTTTGGTCATGTGGTTGCTGCTCATGTCTGAGTATCACTGGGAGTCAGGAGAAAGAAGCCACAGCTTTTATGCAATACTTGTGAAATTCAGGTAGAACCCAGTGCTACAGGAGCTGAATCCTCAGTGCAGGTCACTCTGGAATTCTGCAGAGATGAACCTCCCCAGAGCTTGCTACAGGCTCTGAGCCATAGGTTCAGTATTTTGATCTTTGTCGAGTGTAATGTTAAAATCACTAAGAACAGAGGGTATGTGTCCCCTTTTTTGCTGGATCCAGAACCTGATACTAGAACTCTGTAGCAAGGTACAAAGTTCAGTTTCTGCCTTTTCTCATTTTGCTTTACTGAAActgtccctctgctctctgcagctgtagTAGACAGAGGAAGGAAGGTGGTAATGCAGTTTTACAAGGTATGTCATCAGCCAGTAGGATGATCCTTGTTGCCTGAATACTTTCATTGATGAGCAAACAGACTCTGCAGAATtaaaaggagggaaaagcaggTCAGATGTTGATCCCAGCAACCTAAAGATCTTCCCAGCACAAGTTATCCTTGCTTTTGGCAAAGGATtcaccagctcccagctccaggcatGCTGGGTACTCACTCTCAGGGCTGGCAGGACTGCAGTGGGTGGGGAGAATCACTACCAGCTCCTCAGACCAAAGGGAGCTGTTGTGATGGCTGGCCAGGACAGCTTTGCCTCTGTGTTCTTCTAGCTTGGAGAACAAACaggatgtttttttctctctgtagcTTTGATGAGCAGATCCCCTCCCTGCGGGCTTTGAAGCAGGTGACGTATCTGAGTGGGGACGTCCCTCTGGTCTTTGCACTGGTGGATCATGGAGAAATCACCTTCTATTCACTGAAGGAGTTCAAGCTGCCCGTTGATGTTTATCACTGAAGCTGCTGTCACTTGCAGAAATGGGATGGAATAAAGGGAACAGTTTTACTCAGGAGTTGTTTTCCTGATTAATGAAATATTACAGAAAACAGAGCCTGTGATAACTGGAACCTTGGGAAGTTGGCCACTTTACTGGCTTCACCCACCCAGACGGCTCAGGCATAATATGTGAGTCTGTTTGGCTTAGCTGGGCTTTTCTGGGCTGGAGTACACACTGCTTTGTTCTTGAAGCCACTGGCTCTCCAGCTTTCTCACCTCGTGGACCACCAGCCTGCCTTTCCCGAGTCATCTTTTGCTGACTATGGACCGTTAGAAAACACTTTGCTGGTGATCCTTTTGTCACATGTAAAGAACCACTGTGCTACACCAATGGAATGATTGGAGTGTCACTGAGGTCAATCAGGGACAGAATAAGCTGATCAGTGCTGGTGGCCTGAGCCTCTGTCATTCATCTGTGCCGAGGACCATCAGATCACATTCTGGTCTGGAAAGGGCACAGCCATAAACTCAGTCACCTGGAGGAAAGTTTCCAGACACTTGAGAGCAGGAAACTGTGCCTTGAACACAATTTCGTCAGCCAGAGGCCAAAGAAAGCCCCAGAGCATTGCAGATGGCAGCTtggcttcctgcagcagctgtgctgagatGCATTTTGGCCACACAGTGTTAAACCATGCTAAAACTTCACCACCACTACCAGCACACTGCATCTGGCAGTCTCACCTGGGCTGAGTTGCAGCCCCTCTCCTTCAGCCCAACATCCTCTTTCCTGGCTGTGGATCCTTGTTATTTCTCTTGCACGTGAGAGGTCCCTGAGTAAAGAGAAAAGCTACAAATTCCTCATGAGCTTTCCAGTCTGCTCTCCACCAGGATATCTAGGTACCAAATTTGCTTTAGCCTCTATGCCAAAAGTGCCAGGTGCCAGAAGGTCTGCTCAGTGGGTGGAAGTGAGCTAAGCAAGGCTGTGTTTGATATCAAAGTTTTCAGAACTGTAATAGCAACTGGTTTAGATGTATtttatttggtgtttttttattctttctggaGATGTGGAGAACGctaagcaataaaaaaaatccttttccaacAATTCAAGCTCCTCGGTGTATTTCTTAAATCTCCTAGAAATGTTCATTTATGCAGAGGGAGACTGTGGAGGCTGCTGGGAcccgagcagcagcagcagcagctggtgaatGCCTGCTCAAGGTCATACTGTGGCTGTAACCCGGGTAACCCTGCTCCTACGCCGGCTGTTCCCGGGGAGGGCAGCGTGACTCACGGCCTGGAGGTGTCCCTACATCCTGCTGGCACACGACACCTCTTCCTCCTTCATCTTCCTCTTGCGTGCTCAGGGTATCGTAGCCCAGGGTGCCGGGGCTCTCCTGTTTCACACACACGCCCCCGTTATCAGATGCTGGAAGTCGGCGGGGCTGTCCTGAGGTGAGGGGTCTGGCGGCTCCTCCCACGctccctccccttcctcttcctccttccagcAGGGCTTTGACTCTCCGGGGttggcagccccagctgccctcaGCGTTCTCCCAGAGTGTTTTACAGATTAAAGGCAGTGGGAAGGGAGTTTCTAAGAACAGACACAGCCCGGAGAACTCCAGCCTGACCCACAAGGCTCATGTTTGTCCTGGAATTAGGTCAAACTCACTCCTGTTGATTTCAATCAGTCTCATCTCTTTATGCCAAGGTGGAATTGTATCGATGAACTCTAGGAGAGCCACCCAGTGAGTTTCACTGGGGCAGAGACTCCCTGATTCAGCACAAGACAATTACAATTTAATAACCACTGCAGGGAGGATTGAGAAACTGTGGCTGCCTTGCTCAGCACTGTAACATCTGATGGTGCCTTTACCCACCCCAGAACAGGAGCATGATCCAGACTGATACCACTGCTCCACTTTGGCCTGTGATGCAGATCGGCTGAGCATTGCAAGAAGATGAGAGAACTGAATGTTTAATTGAAAAACATTACTTTTGGAAACGTGGGTGAAATACTGCTACTGGACCCTTGTCAGAGGTAATTTCAAGCTTTTGCATGGATGCAGAGTGGACAGACTTTCACCTGCCATTGCCCTATACGTAAATACAGCTTCTTTGTCCAtctgctgttccctgcagcAGGATAGGGCATGGCTGCTGCGGGACTGTGCGGTGGGACTTTGTATTCCTCTCTCCAGCGAAGGCTTCGACTTTTTGCAAAATCTGCCAGTTTTCACAGGCAAGGCTGTGAAAGCTGGGATCTCCCTGGCGGCGCTGGAGCCGGGAGGAAGGGCCTGGAGTCCGGCCCCGGCTTTCCCCGCCGCCCTTTCCCGGGCCGCCTTTCCCGGCCTGTTCCCGGTGCCGGGTGTCCGCGCTCCCGAGCCGTGCGGTGCTGCTCTCTGATTGGCTACAGCGAGCGCGCTGCTGAATTATTCATGAGCGCGCCGGCCGAAAGGGAGGCGGAGCCGCGGGCCGACCTCATTTGCATGCGAGACCACGCCCATACATGCAATTTGCATAGCAGGGCCCCGCCTACCGGGCGgtcccgcccccggccccgcccgccgcgccccgcccggAGGTGCCCGCGGAGCGAGGCCGCCGCGCAGCTGAGGGGGAgcgggcgcggagcggagcgcggccGGGGCGGCCCGGCCCCAGCCCCCGCAGGTAAGCGCTGGTCACTGAGGCCGCGCGGGGAGGCGGAAGGGGTCCCGGCGGGGGGTCCGGCCGGCACGGCCCCGGCAGAGCTCCCCGGGGCGGCCCCCGCCATGCCCGCCCGTGCTGGGctgcgcggcggggccggcaggTGCTCGCCGTGCCCCCGCCCCTGAGGGGGTTCCCTTCGCCGGTGCCCGGGCTCTCGGCGCTGCCTGGGCCGGCCGTGTCGGGGCTGCCCGCACGTGAAGCCCCGGCGCACCGGGGACGCCGGCGGTGTCTCCGGTGGAACTTGCAGCCGCGGCGCTGAGGGCTGGCGGGGTTTTGTGTGCGGCTGTGCCCGCTCCCGGGCTCGCTGCGCTGTGTCTGTCCCGGCCGGAGCGCGCAGCCCCGCGGGTACCGCTCCGCATCCCGGGATTCCCCGGGGGAGGTGGCGGCAGTGGCCGCTCCGGGACTTCCTGCCGGGCCCTCCAGCGGGtccgggccggggccgctcccgggggCTGCGGGAACCGCTCCCGCCCGGTGCTGCGGTCCGAGATGCCCCGGCCCGCAAGTCTCCAGTGCTGCCGCTGGCTCCAAGCAGCGGGTCTTGGAGAAGACAAGAGCAAGAACTGCAATGACTCTCATTCCCTCGGGACATTCTGTtagcattttctctctttttttttttttttttttttcctctatgcCCGCATTAAATGCATCTTGTCACTGTTGGtggtttttctttcccctccccaaaGTTGCGAGAACTTGCTGAATGAAGGAGCACGTTACTTCCAGCACGCAGCAAACAGGTGTAATAAACCGGTGAAGGAAGTTGTTCAGCCTTTGTCTCAGGTTGCCCTTCACTGTGCCGTGGGAACAGGCTCTTGCTGGTATCTCCCGTCCTGGAGCTGAGGCTTAACCTCGGTGTTGGAGAAAGCTTTGCCTGTTTGTGTTTAGTTTTGTTGATGGTGTAATGCAGTTGAATCAGGCTCCCGGGTCTGTGTTTCTGCAGCCAGTGGCACAAAGCCGTGTGTTGGTGTGGGgatagtgacaggacaaggggacagCTCCGCTGAGATGGTAGAAGTAAAAGTTGTCCATTGTCATGTCTTACTTGATGGGGAATGCTGCTCTTTGTAGTCATCTGAGAGCGCTTCAGTCAACTGGAATATCTGGCTTTACCAAGTCCCAGCTGAAGctgtgtgcccagagcagctgcctggtGATCTGAGCATTGAATCGGGAAGCTGGTGCTTCTGGCAAGTTGGATGCAAAGTGCTGGTACGGCCCAAGGCTCCTCCATGCGTCCTGGCACGTTCCTGTGGGGATAGACTGGCCCGTGGAGGAGATGAGGATGATCCGGGCCAGTGGTGAGCAGTCTCTAATCCTGCTCAGCGCTGCTTGTAGCCTGCCAAGGGGCTCTGTATAGTTCGTGGTATTGGAGAGGGAGAAGAATTCTCAAACATCTTCATAGGATGGTGCTGAGGAATGtcttttatttggttttgaaCAAATTGCATCTGCTACAACAGCTGACCGAAGAAGAGTACTGGAGGAGTTAAACCAGTTGAGAGCCCTTTATCTTCCAGTGGCCTTCTGGTATGGTAACATAATTGTTCCTGGGAATTGCTTATGGAAGAGGTGTGTCTTTTCTTGGCTGACACAGAAGTTTGAGAAATGTCAAAGAGCAAGGGAGGTTTTAAACGTATGTCTTGCAGTTAATACATGGCAATAAGAGTGTGTGATACTCCCAGTACCATcatctttctttaaaataccaaaggaggatctttctttaaaataccAAAGGAGGCACTGGTTTGGTTTCT
This DNA window, taken from Ammospiza caudacuta isolate bAmmCau1 chromosome 19, bAmmCau1.pri, whole genome shotgun sequence, encodes the following:
- the TSEN54 gene encoding tRNA-splicing endonuclease subunit Sen54; protein product: MEAGGSRRLSTAEQPEGCQAPRSPRGQKYFLPDGSAGQAERLRRCGEEQWRLLCEERPERPGNLVKAEWKPEQGIVELKSPAGKFWHTMGFSERGKQCLLPEEALYLLECGSVQLFYRDVPLSIQEAYETLLCQEAMSLSHYQVFSHLKQLGYIVLRFDPSTVLSPYERQLNLEGHCKSSGKHHCKRRRRSSSPRLHEKKHKVCEDLPEAEGTSSKDGDDYGDSIPVDEKPLSVQPKEPDAVSADGESMLVPLDTGQKDSLSFSSRQAGDHKENSTGTHAPRWDFTTITFPNMASDQPCTHLPSPDSRLLPENVPGREVDAASWCTQINQKQEKLSRKERRQRERESRYRSSVNADQEVRCCSSWQEYKALLEQRRQQRAWKRPSHLWNQAVTPLLRPEEVTSPAELLEQISVLQPSHILDGASWLQEDPEVMKIDFNVYQADAVSKFKKTKPGKPHVRMCVRSFDEQIPSLRALKQVTYLSGDVPLVFALVDHGEITFYSLKEFKLPVDVYH